In Trifolium pratense cultivar HEN17-A07 linkage group LG7, ARS_RC_1.1, whole genome shotgun sequence, a genomic segment contains:
- the LOC123898963 gene encoding adenine phosphoribosyltransferase 5-like: MFAEENGLKGDPRLQHISQSIRVVPHFPKNGIMFQDITTLLLDHKAFKDTVDIFVDRYRDMHISVVAGIEARGFVFGSSVALGIGAKFVPLRKPRKLPGEVIFEKYSLEYGTDCLELHVGAVQPGERAIVIDDLVATGGTLSAGIRLLERAGAEVVECACVIGVPEVKGRCKLLGKPLYVLVEPRQVDQCF, encoded by the exons atgtTTGCTGAAGAAAATGGTCTTAAGGGTGACCCAAGATTGCAACACATCTCTCAATCCATCAGAGTCGTCCCTCACTTCCCCAAAAAtg GAATAATGTTCCAAGATATAACGACATTGTTGTTAGATCATAAGGCGTTTAAAGATACTGTCGATATTTTTGTCGATCGCTACAGAGACATGCACATTTCAGTTGTTGCTG GAATTGAAGCACGTGGGTTTGTGTTTGGTTCCTCAGTTGCGTTGGGCATTGGTGCAAAGTTTGTTCCTTTACGCAAACCTCGGAAGCTGCCag GTGAAGTCATTTTCGAAAAATATTCTCTAGAATACGGTACTGATTGCTTGGAGCTGCATGTCGGTGCTGTCCAACCTGGTGAACGTGCTATAGTTATTGACGACTTGGTGGCAACAGGTGGAACTTTATCAGCTGGAATAAGACTTTTAG AACGTGCTGGTGCTGAAGTAGTGGAATGTGCTTGTGTGATTGGTGTGCCTGAGGTTAAG GGACGGTGTAAACTGCTTGGAAAGCCACTTTATGTCCTTGTGGAGCCACGTCAAGTAGATCAATGCTTTTGA